One Euphorbia lathyris chromosome 1, ddEupLath1.1, whole genome shotgun sequence DNA segment encodes these proteins:
- the LOC136223331 gene encoding zinc finger CCCH domain-containing protein 53-like codes for MDSYEATKMVFSRIQGLDPENASKIMGYLLLQDHGDKEMIRLAFGPETLLQSLILQAKTHLGYSSNNSPPTPSSPSPFIPTSRPSSLSISGSRLSGNNNNCFDVTNPSSPSSNSWPLLSPNSTSSLSYASIVNGSNNNNNNNNHTGSSSLSSSMSLSNGFSYYNSTNNSTSSDLIDEYQLQDHFSFLNDSKTDDLFDPRLDLAMSPTSAAAAAGAGGGYGDTHLHRRSFSVPGMCFGSEDANSGFGWKPCLYFARGFCKNGTSCRFLHGESGVDVNSAAVGSPSKLSEFEQCQELLRSKAAAAAAAAQQQKLAAATQFMAGAGASFPYNKCMNFLLQQQNDTQRSAAAAALMMGDELHKFGRCRQERNDFSPMGLGGAMNPGSRQIYLTFPADSTFREEDVSNYFSIYGPVQDVRIPYQQKRMFGFVTFVYPETVKLILAKGNPHFVCDSRVLVKPYKEKGKVPDKYRKQPHQQQMERGDYSACSSPSGLDSREPFDLHLGARMFQNTQEMLLRRKLEEQAELQQAIELQGRRLMNLQLLDFKNNHNHHQYLHGFSTGSPIPSPTMARTPNSPLIFAADGIDQEFSEENGVNPDAADSRNPASDPEQEVNYGSSHSNNGNGTSNSSSSEEKNSTEEIDLHESLEHILPDNLFTSPKKSAGELTVFSSSGLDVDGITPTPTTCNNNLILPPTSTLNMTSLKSCFLQMSRFSSGHGTIGM; via the exons ATGGATTCTTATGAAGCTACAAAGATGGTGTTTTCAAGGATCCAAGGTTTGGACCCTGAAAATGCTTCTAAAATTATGGGTTACCTTTTGTTACAAGATCATGGAGATAAAGAGATGATTCGTTTAGCTTTTGGACCTGAAACCCTCTTGCAAAGTCTCATACTTCAAGCTAAAACTCATTTGGGTTATTCATCAAATAACTCACCTCCAACTCCTTCTTCACCTTCCCCTTTTATTCCCACTTCTAGACCGAGTTCTTTGTCAATTTCTGGTTCAAGACTCAGTGGCAACAACAATAATTGCTTTGATGTGACAAACCCTTCTTCACCTTCTTCAAATTCATGGCCTCTTTTGAGTCCTAATTCAACTTCCTCACTCTCTTATGCTAGTATTGTTAATGGAagtaacaacaacaacaacaacaacaatcacactggttcttcttctttgtcttcTTCCATGTCATTATCTAATGGTTTCTCTTATTACAATAGTACTAACAATAGCACAAGTAGTGATCTCATTGATGAGTATCAACTTCAGGACCATTTCTCTTTCCTCAATGATTCAAAGACTGATGATTTGTTTGATCCACGGCTAGATTTGGCTATGAGCCCAActtcagcagcagcagcagcaggagCAGGAGGAGGATATGGTGATACCCATTTGCATAGGAGAAGCTTTTCTGTTCCAGGCATGTGTTTTGGGTCTGAAGATGCAAATTCTGGGTTTGGTTGGAAGCCTTGCTTGTATTTTGCAAGAGGGTTTTGTAAGAATGGAACTAGTTGTAGGTTTCTTCATGGCGAGTCAGGAGTAGATGTTAACTCAGCTGCAGTTGGTTCCCCAAGTAAACTCAGTGAGTTTGAACAGTGTCAAGAGCTTCTTAGATCAAAAGCTGCAgcagctgctgctgctgctcaGCAACAGAAGTTAGCTGCAGCTACACAGTTTATGGCTGGAGCTGGAGCTTCTTTTCCTTACAACAAGTGTATGAATTTCCTTCTTCAACAACAAAATGACACCCAAAG ATCAGCAGCAGCAGCTGCATTGATGATGGGGGATGAACTTCATAAGTTTGGCAGATGCAGGCAGGAGAGAAATGATTTTTCCCCAATGGGATTAGGTGGAGCAATGAATCCTGGTTCCAGACAGATCTATTTGACTTTTCCAGCTGATAGCACATTTAGAGAAGAAGATGTGTCAAATTACTTCAG CATTTATGGGCCAGTTCAAGATGTTAGGATTCCATACCAGCAGAAGAGAATGTTTGGGTTTGTTACATTTGTTTATCCAGAGACAGTGAAGCTTATTCTGGCCAAAGGAAATCCTCACTTTGTTTGTGATTCTCGTGTGCTTGTTAAGCCATACAAGGAGAAGGGCAAAGTTCCAGACAAGTATAG AAAGCAACCCCATCAACAACAGATGGAGAGGGGAGATTATTCAGCCTGTTCGAGCCCTTCTGGTCTTGATTCAAGGGAGCCATTTGACCTCCATCTTG GAGCTAGGATGTTTCAGAATACTCAAGAAATGCTCTTGAGGAGAAAATTAGAAGAACAGGCTGAGTTACAGCAAGCCATTGAACTTCAAGGGAGAAGGCTGATGAATCTGCAACTTCTTGACTTCAAAAACAACCACAATCATCATCAGTACCTTCATGGTTTCTCAACTGGGTCTCCGATTCCCTCCCCGACTATGGCTCGTACTCCCAACAGTCCCCTCATTTTCGCTGCTGATGGCATTGATCAAGAATTTTCAGAAG AGAATGGTGTTAACCCAGATGCAGCAGATTCTCGAAATCCGGCTTCGGATCCTGAACAGGAAGTGAATTATGGTAGCAGTCACAGTAATAATGGAAATGGCACTAGCAACAGCAGTAGCTCAGAGGAGAAAAACAGCACTGAAGAAATTGATCTCCATGAAAG CTTAGAGCATATCCTGCCTGATAACCTCTTCACTTCACCTAAAAAATCAGCTGGTGAACTCACTGTCTTCTCCTCTTCCGGATTAGACGTGGACGGAATCACTCCAACTCCAACTACTTGTAACAACAACCTCATATTGCCTCCAACTTCCACTCTCAATATGACCTCTCTTAAATCATGCTTTCTCCAAATGTCCAG GTTTTCTTCTGGGCATGGAACCATTGGGATGTAG